A stretch of Malus sylvestris chromosome 11, drMalSylv7.2, whole genome shotgun sequence DNA encodes these proteins:
- the LOC126589462 gene encoding pentatricopeptide repeat-containing protein At4g21705, mitochondrial-like isoform X2: MSTKGLCQFLPGDCAVQLDLIGHVHGLDAAESRFNSLSDEEKSDKVYGALLNCYVREGLVDKSISHMQKMEELGYVSTLTYNDIMCLYMHTGQPEKIPDVMFEMKEKGVSPDSFSYRICMSSYGVRSDLSGVEKVLEKMESQLHISMDWITYAMVANLYIKAGLPDKALVYLGKSEEKVNRDALGYNHLITLYASLGYKDDMMRLWNLEKAKCKKQINRDYITMLGSLVKLGELEETKKLLEEWESSCHCYDFRVPNVLLIGYCQKGLVEQAEETLRDIVKRGKTPIPNSWSILAAGYVDKQKMQKAFECMMEAVHLRANNTGWNPKSGLVSNVLNWIGDNGDIEQVEAFVTLMKTVIPVNSEMYHALMKAYIRSGKEVEGLLQCMKEDQIEADEEIDRLRQTQC, from the coding sequence ATGAGTACTAAAGGTTTGTGCCAATTTTTACCCGGGGATTGCGCCGTGCAGCTTGATCTCATTGGTCACGTTCACGGTCTGGATGCTGCAGAGAGCCGCTTTAATAGCTTGAGCGATGAGGAAAAAAGTGACAAAGTTTATGGTGCACTTCTAAATTGTTATGTCAGAGAAGGCCTGGTCGATAAATCTATTTCTCATATGCAGAAGATGGAAGAGTTGGGCTATGTTTCCACTCTCACCTACAATGACATTATGTGTCTTTATATGCATACAGGCCAGCCCGAGAAAATCCCTGATGTAATGTTTGAGATGAAGGAGAAGGGTGTTTCTCCTGACAGTTTTAGCTACAGGATTTGCATGAGCTCTTATGGGGTGAGGTCTGATCTAAGCGGCGTGGAGAAAGTTTTGGAAAAAATGGAGAGCCAACTGCACATCTCTATGGATTGGATTACTTATGCTATGGTAGCCAATTTATACATAAAAGCAGGTCTGCCCGACAAAGCGTTGGTCTACCTGGGAAAGAGTGAAGAGAAGGTGAATAGAGATGCACTTGGATACAACCATCTGATTACTCTTTATGCAAGCCTTGGATATAAAGATGACATGATGAGGTTGTGGAACCTTGAAAAAGCCAAGTGCAAAAAGCAAATCAACCGGGACTATATAACCATGCTTGGTTCTCTTGTGAAGCTTGGTGAGcttgaagaaactaaaaaaTTGCTAGAGGAGTGGGAATCATCTTGTCACTGTTATGATTTTCGAGTGCCAAATGTCCTCCTGATCGGATATTGTCAGAAGGGATTGGTTGAACAAGCTGAAGAAACTCTTCGAGACATTGTCAAAAGAGGCAAGACTCCAATCCCAAATAGCTGGTCTATTCTTGCTGCAGGGTATGTGGACAAGCAGAAGATGCAGAAGGCTTTTGAGTGCATGATGGAAGCTGTGCATTTACGGGCAAATAACACAGGATGGAATCCGAAATCTGGTTTGGTTTCGAATGTATTGAATTGGATTGGAGATAACGGAGACATTGAACAAGTAGAAGCTTTTGTGACCTTAATGAAGACTGTGATTCCAGTAAATAGTGAAATGTACCATGCCTTAATGAAGGCATACATCAGAAGCGGGAAAGAAGTAGAAGGGCTATTACAGTGCATGAAAGAAGATCAAATAGAGGCCGATGAGGAAATCGATAGGTTAAGACAGACGCAATGCTGA
- the LOC126590421 gene encoding uncharacterized protein LOC126590421, with the protein MEKVSKKTGTSTHKRKAPVLVPSEDILPHKKIHKFRGEPSVRPKSQDVVLKGPAFRKTGVKAVDNAAAVVAGEGSRLLPHPLTMEHTVQESDPGSRHEGKGKERAGSVPWKDLRVATRPKDFGDINNCLAGRRFAFDELGEPLAKDESDCDRMLKLSSYVMAEYHDRLQEVERYKAKLKENKQLVDEARRNKGLLTQALQLKDETMESLKRRNGENLRLKKLFEATKKQLEVATLEVSKVRGELDGALVEISELEKSIPTEREAAVQEYLSSSTFHLAIKPYCAQEARFEKRKWMAILDRYDDGSILRKYHEDIDEHHRKGETFVLAVDPSSEDESDNEGSADAQTQHGEEDLGDAEDDGRTRSGTARGSASDENE; encoded by the exons a tggagaaggtaagcaagaaaacagggactagcacccataaaaggaaagcaccagtgttagttccttcggaagacatcctaccgcataagaaaattcataagttccgAGGGGAACCATCCGTTAGACCTAAGTCCCAAGATGTGGTCCTTAAGGGGCCTGCCTTTAGGAAGACTGGAGTCAAGGCCGTTGATAATGCTGCTGCCGTAGTTGCAGGAGAAGGGAGCCGACTGTTGCCTCATCCTCTTACTATGGAGCACACTGTCCAGGAAAGTGATCCTGGTTCCCGCCATGAggggaaaggcaaggaaagagctggcagtgtcccgtggaaggacttgagggttgccacgcggccaaaggattttggggatatcaacaattgcttggcagggcgtcgattcgccttcgatgagctcggagagcccttagctaaggatgaatcggattgcgaccggatgttgaagctgtcttcatat gtcatggccgagtatcacgacagactgcaagaggttgagcggtacaaggcaaaactgaaggagaataagcagcttgtggacgaggcccggaggaataagggacttttgactcaggccctccaactgaaggacgaaaccatggagagcttgaaaaggcgaaatggtgagaacctaaggcttaagaaattgtttgaggcaactaaaaaacagttggaggtggctaccttggaagtatccaaggttaggggagaattggatggtgccttagttgagatttctgaactggagaagagcattccaactgaaagggaggctgctgtgcaagaatacttaagttcttcgacctttcatcttgctattaaaccctactgtgctcaagaagctcgctttgaaaaaaggaaatggatggccatccttgatcgttatgatgatgggagcattcttcgaaaataccacgaagatatagatgagcatcatcgaaagggcgagacatttgtccttgctgttgatcctagcagcgaagatgagtctgataatgaaggtagtgctgatgcacagactcagcatggtgaagaggatcttggggatgcaGAGGATGATGGTAGGACACGGAGTGGTACTGCCAGGGGCTcggcttcagatgagaatgaatag
- the LOC126589462 gene encoding pentatricopeptide repeat-containing protein At4g21705, mitochondrial-like isoform X1, with translation MASTVFRLLKSHQSLTANSTPTKYFSRLRHTASTRNLYSRISPLGDPSLSVAPVLDEWVQQGRKVNYFELHRIVRDLRARKRFRHALDVSEWMSTKGLCQFLPGDCAVQLDLIGHVHGLDAAESRFNSLSDEEKSDKVYGALLNCYVREGLVDKSISHMQKMEELGYVSTLTYNDIMCLYMHTGQPEKIPDVMFEMKEKGVSPDSFSYRICMSSYGVRSDLSGVEKVLEKMESQLHISMDWITYAMVANLYIKAGLPDKALVYLGKSEEKVNRDALGYNHLITLYASLGYKDDMMRLWNLEKAKCKKQINRDYITMLGSLVKLGELEETKKLLEEWESSCHCYDFRVPNVLLIGYCQKGLVEQAEETLRDIVKRGKTPIPNSWSILAAGYVDKQKMQKAFECMMEAVHLRANNTGWNPKSGLVSNVLNWIGDNGDIEQVEAFVTLMKTVIPVNSEMYHALMKAYIRSGKEVEGLLQCMKEDQIEADEEIDRLRQTQC, from the exons ATGGCTTCTACAGTCTTCAGACTCCTGAAGAGCCACCAAAGTCTCACTGCAAATTCAACCCCAACAAAATATTTCTCCAGATTAAGGCACACTGCCAGTACAAGAAACCTCTACTCCAGAATCAGTCCTCTGGGTGACCCTTCTCTCAGCGTTGCCCCAGTCCTCGACGAGTGGGTTCAACAGGGCCGGAAAGTCAATTACTTCGAGCTCCACCGCATCGTCCGGGACCTCCGCGCCCGAAAGCGGTTCCGGCACGCCCTTGAT GTTTCTGAATGGATGAGTACTAAAGGTTTGTGCCAATTTTTACCCGGGGATTGCGCCGTGCAGCTTGATCTCATTGGTCACGTTCACGGTCTGGATGCTGCAGAGAGCCGCTTTAATAGCTTGAGCGATGAGGAAAAAAGTGACAAAGTTTATGGTGCACTTCTAAATTGTTATGTCAGAGAAGGCCTGGTCGATAAATCTATTTCTCATATGCAGAAGATGGAAGAGTTGGGCTATGTTTCCACTCTCACCTACAATGACATTATGTGTCTTTATATGCATACAGGCCAGCCCGAGAAAATCCCTGATGTAATGTTTGAGATGAAGGAGAAGGGTGTTTCTCCTGACAGTTTTAGCTACAGGATTTGCATGAGCTCTTATGGGGTGAGGTCTGATCTAAGCGGCGTGGAGAAAGTTTTGGAAAAAATGGAGAGCCAACTGCACATCTCTATGGATTGGATTACTTATGCTATGGTAGCCAATTTATACATAAAAGCAGGTCTGCCCGACAAAGCGTTGGTCTACCTGGGAAAGAGTGAAGAGAAGGTGAATAGAGATGCACTTGGATACAACCATCTGATTACTCTTTATGCAAGCCTTGGATATAAAGATGACATGATGAGGTTGTGGAACCTTGAAAAAGCCAAGTGCAAAAAGCAAATCAACCGGGACTATATAACCATGCTTGGTTCTCTTGTGAAGCTTGGTGAGcttgaagaaactaaaaaaTTGCTAGAGGAGTGGGAATCATCTTGTCACTGTTATGATTTTCGAGTGCCAAATGTCCTCCTGATCGGATATTGTCAGAAGGGATTGGTTGAACAAGCTGAAGAAACTCTTCGAGACATTGTCAAAAGAGGCAAGACTCCAATCCCAAATAGCTGGTCTATTCTTGCTGCAGGGTATGTGGACAAGCAGAAGATGCAGAAGGCTTTTGAGTGCATGATGGAAGCTGTGCATTTACGGGCAAATAACACAGGATGGAATCCGAAATCTGGTTTGGTTTCGAATGTATTGAATTGGATTGGAGATAACGGAGACATTGAACAAGTAGAAGCTTTTGTGACCTTAATGAAGACTGTGATTCCAGTAAATAGTGAAATGTACCATGCCTTAATGAAGGCATACATCAGAAGCGGGAAAGAAGTAGAAGGGCTATTACAGTGCATGAAAGAAGATCAAATAGAGGCCGATGAGGAAATCGATAGGTTAAGACAGACGCAATGCTGA
- the LOC126589466 gene encoding uncharacterized protein LOC126589466 encodes MGKDRNGSVSERRSRSSEKEERRSRSPEKEEETERKSEKAREISDSETDEDRKRSKSRRKARESSESSDEKHVKRRRTSSRRRYSSEEDTDSESELESEESGSDSESESDSGSESDGDRRRKRRKMREKDDDRERKRRKREKEKEKERKRRRREKEEERKKKKEKRKKKRKEKKEKGKVGAVTNSWGKYGIIRETDMWNKRPEFTAWLQEVKQVNLEHLANWEEKQMFKQFMEDHNTATFPSKKYYSLDNYYRNKMEKEIKRGFKKVAPTERIVFNDEEQKRQEMMRVREKQKEEEVEALKRSMQSGLAQAMKEQAQLREEMAYQYKIGNMEAAAAIQRRLDPDAAV; translated from the exons ATGGGTAAAGATCGAAACGGCAGCGTTTCAGAGAGACGAAGCAGGAGCtcggagaaagaggagagacgAAGCAGAAGCCCcgagaaagaggaagaaaccGAAAGAAAATCCGAGAAAGCGCGAGAAATTTCGGATTCCGAGACCGACGAAGACAGGAAGCGCAGTAAATCCAGGAGAAAAGCGCGGGAAAGCTCGGAGTCCAGCGATGAAAAGCACGTGAAAAGAAGGAGGACGAGTTCGCGGAGGCGGTACAGTAGCGAGGAGGATACGGATTCGGAGTCCGAGTTGGAATCGGAGGAGAGCGGCTCGGATTCGGAGTCGGAGAGTGATAGTGGTAGCGAGAGCGACGGCGACAGGAGACGGAAGAGgaggaaaatgagagagaaagatgatgatagagaaaggaagaggaggaagagagagaaggagaaggagaaggagaggaagaggaggaggagagagaaagaggaagagaggaagaagaagaaggagaagagaaagaagaagaggaaggaaaagAAGGAGAAAGGAAAGGTAGGAGCGGTAACGAATTCGTGGGGGAAGTATGGGATCATTAGAGAAACTGACATGTG GAACAAACGACCAGAGTTTACAGCATGGTTACAGGAAGTAAAACAG GTGAACCTGGAACATCTGGCAAATTGGGAAGAGAAGCAAATGTTCAAACA GTTCATGGAAGATCACAATACAGCTACCTTCCCTTCGAAAAA GTACTACAGCCTTGATAATTATTACAGGAATAAGATGGAAAAGGAAATTAAAAGAGGTTTTAAGAAGGTTGCGCCAACAGAACGTATTGTATTCAACGATGAGGAACAGAAAAG ACAAGAAATGATGCGAGTGCGTgaaaagcaaaaggaagaagaagtagaGGCTCTGAAGCGCTCTATGCAGAGTGGACTG GCACAAGCAATGAAAGAACAAGCTCAACTCCGAGAAGAGATGGCTTACCAGTACAAGATTGGAAACATGGAG GCTGCCGCTGCTATTCAGAGAAGGTTGGACCCTGATGCTGCTGTGTGA